One genomic window of Quercus robur chromosome 6, dhQueRobu3.1, whole genome shotgun sequence includes the following:
- the LOC126733183 gene encoding peptide methionine sulfoxide reductase A5 isoform X2 has translation MVFLQSRGNLLIFLLLTTCVIDKAQCIRIPDRISEPARDPPSQQPLKTAVFALGSFWRSESVFGCLNGVVRTTVGYAGGSKSNPEYRSLADHAESVQVEYDPRLISFKQLLEVFWSSHDCRQVFGQGPDVGSQYRSIIFTNGTEESRMAAISKEREQTKSRSSIVTTQIQQLGTFYPAEPEHQKFELKQNPFFLQLIGNLPEEELERSSLATKLNGYAAELCPPRVQKQIDAKINDIMRKADKHL, from the exons ATGGTTTTTTTACAGAGCAGAGGCAATCTATTAATCTTTCTTCTCCTTACCACATGCGTGATTGATAAAGCACAATGCATCAGAATTCCGGATCGGATTTCGGAACCCGCGAGGGACCCACCTAGCCAGCAGCCCTTGAAAACAGCGGTTTTCGCTCTCGGAAGCTTTTGGAGGTCCGAATCCGTGTTCGGGTGCTTGAATGGGGTCGTACGGACCACAGTTGGTTATGCCGGCGGATCCAAATCCAACCCGGAGTACCGAAGCTTGGCCGATCACGCCGAGTCCGTCCAG GTTGAGTATGATCCCAGGCTGATTAGTTTCAAACAACTTTTGGAGGTTTTCTGGTCCAGTCATGATTGTAGGCAAGTATTTGGTCAAGGTCCTGATGTGGGTAGCCAATACAG GTCTATTATATTTACTAATGGAACTGAAGAGTCTAGAATGGCTGCTATCAGCAAAGAAAGAGAGCAAACTAAGTCAAGGAGCAGCATTGTGACTACTCAGATTCAACAGCTGGGAACGTTTTATCCTGCAGAGCCTGAACATCAG aaatttgAGCTCAAGCAAAATCCCTTCTTTCTTCAACTAATTGGAAACCTGCCAGAAGAGGAGCTTGAGAGGTCAAGTCTAGCCACAAAGCTAAATGGCTATGCTGCAGAACTTTGCCCTCCAAGGGTTCAGAAGCAGATTGATGCaaaaataaatgacattatGAGAAAAG CTGACAAGCACCTGTGA
- the LOC126733183 gene encoding peptide methionine sulfoxide reductase A5 isoform X1, translated as MVFLQSRGNLLIFLLLTTCVIDKAQCIRIPDRISEPARDPPSQQPLKTAVFALGSFWRSESVFGCLNGVVRTTVGYAGGSKSNPEYRSLADHAESVQVEYDPRLISFKQLLEVFWSSHDCRQVFGQGPDVGSQYRSIIFTNGTEESRMAAISKEREQTKSRSSIVTTQIQQLGTFYPAEPEHQKFELKQNPFFLQLIGNLPEEELERSSLATKLNGYAAELCPPRVQKQIDAKINDIMRKGWPILREL; from the exons ATGGTTTTTTTACAGAGCAGAGGCAATCTATTAATCTTTCTTCTCCTTACCACATGCGTGATTGATAAAGCACAATGCATCAGAATTCCGGATCGGATTTCGGAACCCGCGAGGGACCCACCTAGCCAGCAGCCCTTGAAAACAGCGGTTTTCGCTCTCGGAAGCTTTTGGAGGTCCGAATCCGTGTTCGGGTGCTTGAATGGGGTCGTACGGACCACAGTTGGTTATGCCGGCGGATCCAAATCCAACCCGGAGTACCGAAGCTTGGCCGATCACGCCGAGTCCGTCCAG GTTGAGTATGATCCCAGGCTGATTAGTTTCAAACAACTTTTGGAGGTTTTCTGGTCCAGTCATGATTGTAGGCAAGTATTTGGTCAAGGTCCTGATGTGGGTAGCCAATACAG GTCTATTATATTTACTAATGGAACTGAAGAGTCTAGAATGGCTGCTATCAGCAAAGAAAGAGAGCAAACTAAGTCAAGGAGCAGCATTGTGACTACTCAGATTCAACAGCTGGGAACGTTTTATCCTGCAGAGCCTGAACATCAG aaatttgAGCTCAAGCAAAATCCCTTCTTTCTTCAACTAATTGGAAACCTGCCAGAAGAGGAGCTTGAGAGGTCAAGTCTAGCCACAAAGCTAAATGGCTATGCTGCAGAACTTTGCCCTCCAAGGGTTCAGAAGCAGATTGATGCaaaaataaatgacattatGAGAAAAGGTTGGCCCATTTTAAGAGAATTGTAG
- the LOC126733182 gene encoding 60S ribosomal protein L8-3-like yields the protein MGRVIRAQRKGAGSVFKSHTHHRKGPARFRSLDFGERNGYLKGVVTEIIHDPGRGAPLARITFRHPFRYKKQNELFVAAEGMYTGQFVYCGKKATLVVGNVLPLRSIPEGAVVCNVEHHVGDRGVFARCSGDYAIVISHNPDNDTSRVKLPSGAKKIVPSGCRAMIGQVAGGGRTEKPLLKAGNAYHKFRVKRNCWPKVRGVAMNPVEHPHGGGNHQHIGHASTVRRDAPPGQKVGLIAARRTGRLRGQAAATASKADKGS from the exons ATGGGTCGTGTAATCAGAGCTCAGCGTAAGGGTGCTGGGTCTGTGTTCAAGTCCCATACCCACCATCGCAAGGGACCAGCAAGGTTCCGCAGCCTCGACTTTGGTGAGCGCAATGGGTACCTGAAGGGCGTGGTCACTGAGATCATTCACGACCCGGGTCGCGGTGCACCGCTCGCCCGGATCACTTTCCGCCACCCCTTCCGATACAAGAAGCAGAACGAGCTGTTCGTGGCCGCCGAGGGTATGTACACTGGTCAGTTCGTGTATTGTGGGAAAAAGGCTACTCTTGTTGTTGGCAATGTGTTGCCTCTCAGATCTATTCCTGAAGGAGCTGTGGTTTGCAACGTGGAGCATCATGTTGGTGACCGTGGTGTCTTCGCTAGGTGTTCTGGTGATTACGCTATTGTCATTAGTCACAACCCTGATAACGACACTAGCAG GGTCAAACTCCCATCTGGTGCTAAGAAGATTGTTCCAAGTGGCTGCCGAGCTATGATTGGGCAGGTTGCTGGTGGAGGGAGAACTGAGAAGCCTCTTCTCAAGGCTGGTAATGCTTACCACAAGTTCAGAGTGAAGAGAAATTGCTGGCCCAAGGTACGTGGTGTGGCTATGAACCCAGTTGAGCATCCTCATGGAGGAGGTAACCACCAGCATATTGGGCATGCAAGTACTGTTAGGCGTGATGCACCTCCTGGTCAAAAGGTTGGTCTCATTGCTGCAAGGAGGACTGGTCGGCTCAGAGGACAAGCGGCTGCAACTGCTTCTAAAGCTGATAAGGGTTCTTAG